One segment of Rhizobium jaguaris DNA contains the following:
- a CDS encoding MFS transporter, protein MDAIDDRASTGLLAPLKNSTFRSIFLASQLSSLGWLMQTVALSWLMATVSTSDVMVALVQASSTLPAFFLAIFVGAIADNYSRRAVMIVGRSLMMAASAMLTILMAFGITDPWMILAFSFLDGCGIALSDPAWRASLGDMLERRHLPAAVTLLNVGFNTVRSVGPALGGIIVAVFGPLVTFALTTLGFVAPITALWRNKWKVQGSSLPREALMTAIYDGLRFTAISSEIKSTIVRGTLFGFASTSTLALLPLVARDILQAGPVSYGILMGGFGAGALLAGLINPRLRRMLTQEWLVVLACMSSTVCAISLALTTTLTPATVALAFGGAGWVTGWSGLGTNVQLASPRWVVGRTISIYSAFTYGGIAGGSWVWGLVAEHYSLTAALAASAGAALLVAALGLKLPISNRSESELEPLGSFSAPPVALDLKPRSGPILVTTEYSIPEENAEPFLDLMRERRRVQSRVGARQWTLTRDVQDSSRWVETFRTPTWIDFHRLHHRLSAADKLLDDEFMKLSQYTRPPRTTILLERSTSAARKSAPVPYLSQK, encoded by the coding sequence ATGGACGCGATTGATGACAGAGCATCCACAGGCCTGTTGGCGCCGCTGAAGAATTCGACCTTCCGTTCCATCTTCCTCGCGTCCCAGCTTTCGAGCCTGGGTTGGCTGATGCAGACGGTGGCGCTCAGTTGGCTGATGGCAACCGTTTCGACTTCGGACGTGATGGTTGCGCTGGTCCAGGCTTCGTCCACCCTGCCCGCCTTTTTTCTTGCGATCTTCGTTGGAGCGATCGCCGACAACTACAGCCGGCGCGCGGTCATGATCGTCGGGCGAAGCTTGATGATGGCAGCCTCCGCAATGCTGACGATCCTGATGGCCTTCGGCATCACCGACCCATGGATGATCCTCGCCTTCAGCTTCCTGGACGGTTGCGGCATAGCGCTGAGCGACCCGGCCTGGCGCGCTTCGCTGGGCGACATGCTGGAGCGCCGCCATCTGCCTGCGGCCGTCACCCTTCTCAATGTCGGGTTCAACACGGTGCGCAGCGTCGGCCCGGCTCTCGGCGGCATCATCGTTGCGGTGTTCGGGCCGCTCGTCACTTTTGCGCTCACCACCCTGGGATTCGTCGCTCCCATCACCGCCTTATGGCGAAACAAATGGAAGGTGCAGGGGTCATCCCTCCCGCGGGAAGCGTTGATGACTGCCATCTATGATGGACTGCGCTTTACGGCGATATCCTCCGAAATCAAGTCGACGATCGTGCGCGGAACCCTTTTCGGCTTTGCCAGCACCTCGACCTTGGCGCTGCTGCCGCTCGTGGCCCGCGATATCCTGCAGGCAGGCCCTGTCAGTTACGGCATCCTTATGGGCGGCTTCGGCGCCGGCGCATTGTTGGCAGGGCTCATCAACCCAAGGCTCAGACGGATGCTCACCCAGGAATGGCTCGTGGTGCTGGCCTGCATGTCCAGCACGGTCTGCGCGATCTCGCTTGCGTTGACCACAACGCTCACGCCGGCAACGGTCGCCCTGGCATTTGGCGGCGCCGGTTGGGTGACCGGGTGGTCGGGGCTAGGAACGAATGTACAACTCGCGAGCCCCCGGTGGGTCGTTGGGCGGACGATCTCGATCTATAGCGCTTTCACTTATGGCGGCATAGCCGGCGGCAGCTGGGTCTGGGGTCTGGTCGCGGAACATTATTCGCTCACTGCGGCCTTAGCGGCCTCGGCCGGTGCGGCGCTGCTGGTTGCCGCCCTCGGTCTCAAACTGCCGATCAGCAACCGCTCCGAGTCAGAGCTGGAACCGTTGGGCAGCTTCAGCGCGCCGCCGGTCGCTCTGGACTTGAAACCACGAAGCGGCCCGATCCTCGTCACGACCGAATATTCTATCCCTGAGGAAAATGCCGAACCCTTCCTCGATCTGATGCGAGAGCGTCGACGTGTGCAAAGCCGCGTTGGTGCTCGGCAATGGACGCTCACCCGCGACGTTCAGGATTCGTCGCGTTGGGTGGAGACCTTTCGCACTCCGACCTGGATCGATTTCCATCGCCTGCATCATCGTCTGAGCGCGGCCGACAAGCTTCTCGACGACGAATTCATGAAACTGAGCCAGTACACCAGGCCGCCACGGACGACGATCTTGCTGGAGCGTTCCACCAGTGCGGCGCGCAAGTCTGCGCCAGTGCCTTACCTTTCGCAGAAGTGA
- the panD gene encoding aspartate 1-decarboxylase, with the protein MEKYVSAKLHGIRVTDAKLNYHGSITIDADFCRAVGFKPLEYVDIWNKMSGARISTYVLYGEAGSRCCILNGAAARTCQQGDEIIIASSMFCEIDDIIDHKPRVLVFGPGNEIIDRITYEVFRRPDGALDMALKTETVENEYGFPASLTQQPPENSQ; encoded by the coding sequence TTGGAAAAGTATGTCAGCGCCAAACTCCACGGCATCAGGGTCACCGATGCGAAGCTCAACTATCACGGCTCGATCACGATCGACGCGGACTTCTGCCGTGCGGTTGGCTTCAAGCCGCTGGAATATGTCGACATCTGGAACAAGATGTCGGGGGCGAGGATCAGCACCTACGTTCTCTATGGCGAGGCGGGCTCCAGATGCTGCATCCTCAACGGAGCTGCGGCGCGAACATGCCAACAAGGCGACGAGATCATCATTGCTTCGAGCATGTTCTGCGAAATCGACGACATTATCGACCATAAGCCTCGCGTCCTGGTCTTCGGTCCCGGAAACGAGATCATCGACCGCATTACCTACGAGGTTTTCCGTCGCCCGGACGGCGCACTCGATATGGCTTTGAAGACCGAGACGGTGGAGAACGAGTACGGATTTCCGGCCTCCCTCACGCAACAGCCGCCTGAAAACTCTCAGTAG
- a CDS encoding NAD(P)-binding domain-containing protein: MTTIGVIGTGDFSAYLIAALRRGGHTGRILLSPHNLKKARDLSTRYDCPVAVDDVSLTEQADWVLLAVRPEQLAFALSTLTLRPNQTLISAVAGITTAELRAAKGDSIRVVRIMPSSYIEAIDDGLIPMFPACPDVEAVLAAAGKVLVLGTEDQLDLAMIGACLAGWTYRFIAKLENWFAERGLRPDQARVMAAGNIAGAAAYAALRQDVSLAAISDAIATPGTFTKTGLDYLARTNAAAPWLEALETVHRDLPASRARQSDMRKRSKEKR; this comes from the coding sequence ATGACGACTATAGGGGTTATTGGCACTGGAGATTTTTCCGCCTACCTGATTGCTGCCCTGCGAAGGGGTGGCCATACCGGGCGGATCCTACTCTCGCCGCACAACCTAAAAAAGGCTCGCGACCTTTCGACCCGTTATGATTGTCCTGTCGCAGTGGACGACGTCAGTTTGACTGAGCAAGCCGACTGGGTCCTACTTGCAGTGCGGCCGGAGCAACTCGCCTTCGCATTGTCTACGCTGACGCTACGGCCGAACCAGACGCTCATTTCAGCCGTCGCCGGTATCACGACCGCGGAACTTCGTGCCGCAAAAGGCGACAGCATCCGGGTCGTGCGCATCATGCCATCAAGCTACATCGAGGCCATTGATGACGGCCTTATTCCCATGTTTCCCGCATGTCCGGACGTCGAAGCCGTTTTGGCTGCGGCCGGCAAAGTCTTAGTTCTCGGCACCGAGGACCAACTCGACCTCGCGATGATCGGAGCCTGTTTGGCGGGCTGGACTTACCGCTTCATCGCTAAGCTGGAAAATTGGTTTGCCGAGCGTGGACTCAGGCCAGACCAGGCCCGGGTGATGGCTGCGGGTAACATCGCCGGAGCGGCCGCCTATGCAGCATTACGGCAGGATGTCTCGCTCGCTGCGATTTCTGACGCTATAGCAACTCCGGGAACTTTCACGAAGACCGGGCTAGACTATCTCGCGCGGACAAACGCGGCAGCCCCTTGGCTTGAAGCGCTGGAAACCGTTCATCGCGACTTGCCAGCATCCCGTGCTCGTCAGTCGGATATGCGGAAGCGCTCCAAGGAAAAACGGTAG
- a CDS encoding GntR family transcriptional regulator has protein sequence MLYYASERDEARRTKGGARKINMSSSEFPLSNGVGVVPLNDAHDGSSEEERSAGKMSKQEIYLELRRRICLLDYQPGSRLNERELASEFGVSRTPLRTVLQRLEYDGLIVSQHGNGTEVTSIDLSSMRDIYIVRMRLMDAMAESSPLPVTDDILDEIQELEQSCRQLLDGKDKRQFAEIIICLHKILHGLSSNGPLRDFNDILFFQSARFWFLLLEKMNFRQQVEDLLDELRMIRRSLELRDVRLVATVHKSHLAMVLSRLDAMEADSQLV, from the coding sequence ATGCTGTATTACGCATCGGAACGTGACGAAGCACGGCGGACCAAAGGGGGCGCAAGGAAGATCAATATGTCGAGTAGCGAATTCCCACTCTCCAACGGCGTCGGCGTCGTCCCCTTGAACGACGCTCACGATGGGTCCTCGGAAGAAGAGAGGTCCGCCGGCAAAATGAGTAAGCAGGAAATATACCTGGAACTGAGACGGCGGATTTGCCTTCTCGACTATCAGCCGGGTAGCCGGCTCAATGAGAGGGAGCTCGCCTCGGAGTTCGGTGTCAGCCGAACGCCGCTGCGCACCGTTTTGCAACGGCTGGAGTATGACGGTCTGATCGTAAGCCAGCACGGCAACGGAACTGAGGTCACCTCGATCGACCTCAGTTCGATGCGAGACATCTATATCGTGCGCATGCGGCTGATGGACGCGATGGCGGAATCGTCACCGCTTCCGGTAACCGACGACATTCTCGACGAAATTCAAGAGTTGGAACAGTCCTGCCGCCAGCTATTGGATGGCAAAGATAAACGGCAATTCGCCGAAATCATTATCTGCCTGCATAAGATCCTGCACGGCTTGAGCAGCAACGGACCGCTTAGAGACTTCAACGATATCTTGTTCTTTCAATCGGCAAGGTTCTGGTTTTTGCTTCTGGAAAAGATGAATTTTCGTCAGCAGGTCGAAGACCTTCTGGATGAGCTACGAATGATCCGCCGAAGCCTCGAACTGAGAGATGTTCGCTTGGTGGCCACCGTTCACAAATCACATCTGGCGATGGTGTTGTCCCGTCTCGATGCGATGGAGGCAGACAGTCAGCTGGTCTAA
- a CDS encoding aspartate dehydrogenase — protein MKVGIAGIGAVGSTVAKALDRGDIEGCRLGAFSARNADRAEKFVRHLTVRVPNLSPHELASECDVVLEALPPQIFELVALPVLNAGKTLIAMSASQLLTRNDLADLARSSGARIVIPSGAMLGLDAIKAVAVGKIHEVRIVTRKPPASLLAAPYIVRNGVNLENLRDAVCILQGTVSEVAREFPANVNVAAAVSLAGVGPDRTKMEIWADPGLQVNTHTVSVRSDSSDFSMSIQNRPSDENPATGRITSQSVIAYLRQLNAVLRIGT, from the coding sequence ATGAAAGTTGGAATAGCGGGCATCGGGGCCGTCGGCTCAACAGTGGCAAAGGCGCTGGATCGGGGAGACATCGAGGGATGCCGGCTGGGCGCCTTTTCAGCGCGCAATGCGGACCGTGCTGAAAAATTCGTCCGCCACCTGACGGTACGCGTCCCAAATTTGTCGCCGCACGAGTTGGCGAGCGAGTGCGACGTCGTGCTCGAGGCACTGCCTCCACAGATCTTCGAGCTTGTTGCGCTTCCCGTCCTCAATGCAGGCAAGACGCTTATCGCGATGTCCGCGAGCCAACTTCTCACGAGAAATGATCTCGCGGATCTGGCTCGTTCGTCTGGAGCGCGAATTGTCATCCCATCTGGCGCGATGTTGGGGCTTGATGCGATCAAGGCGGTTGCAGTTGGAAAGATCCACGAGGTGAGGATCGTCACCAGGAAGCCTCCGGCAAGCCTATTGGCTGCTCCCTATATTGTACGAAACGGGGTGAACCTGGAGAACCTTCGGGACGCTGTCTGCATCCTACAGGGAACAGTGAGCGAAGTTGCCCGGGAATTTCCTGCAAACGTCAACGTAGCGGCAGCGGTCAGCTTGGCCGGAGTTGGACCGGATCGCACGAAGATGGAAATCTGGGCAGACCCTGGTCTGCAGGTAAACACCCACACGGTCAGCGTTCGATCCGACAGTTCTGATTTTTCGATGTCGATTCAGAACCGGCCGAGTGACGAAAACCCGGCCACTGGTCGGATAACGTCGCAAAGCGTTATAGCGTACTTGCGTCAGCTCAATGCTGTATTACGCATCGGAACGTGA
- the ehuA gene encoding ectoine/hydroxyectoine ABC transporter ATP-binding protein EhuA, which translates to MEDLSSFPLELTGPDIPMVRFMNVRKTYGDFVVLDNLNLDVAPSELVTVIGPSGSGKTTVLRMLMTLEKINGGVIYVDGKPLTHMPKNGVLVPADAKYLRKARSSIGMCFQHFNLFPHMTALQNCMEGPVQVLGLSRQDARGRAEELLSLVGMIDKKDQHPARLSGGQQQRVAIARALAMRPKVMLFDEVTSALDPEVIGEVTNVIKDLVPKHKLTMLMVTHQMGFARDISDRICFFYAGKIEEQNSPDELFTNPQSKRTQQFLSAVKAAD; encoded by the coding sequence ATGGAAGACCTCTCCTCCTTTCCGCTTGAACTCACCGGCCCGGACATCCCGATGGTGCGCTTCATGAACGTAAGAAAAACTTACGGCGACTTCGTCGTGCTCGACAATCTCAACCTCGATGTGGCGCCGAGCGAGCTGGTCACGGTAATCGGACCGTCAGGATCGGGCAAAACGACTGTTCTGCGTATGCTGATGACGCTCGAAAAGATCAATGGCGGCGTGATCTACGTTGACGGAAAGCCGCTGACCCATATGCCAAAAAACGGTGTTCTGGTCCCGGCCGACGCCAAGTATCTCCGCAAGGCCCGATCGTCGATCGGCATGTGCTTTCAACACTTCAATTTGTTCCCGCACATGACGGCCCTCCAAAATTGTATGGAGGGACCTGTGCAGGTGCTGGGGCTGTCACGCCAAGATGCACGAGGGCGCGCGGAAGAGCTTCTCTCCTTGGTGGGTATGATCGACAAGAAGGATCAGCATCCCGCTCGTCTTTCCGGCGGCCAGCAACAACGCGTGGCGATAGCCCGTGCCTTGGCGATGAGGCCGAAGGTCATGTTGTTCGATGAGGTGACGTCGGCGCTCGATCCGGAAGTCATCGGCGAGGTTACAAATGTCATCAAGGACCTGGTGCCGAAGCATAAGTTGACGATGTTGATGGTGACCCACCAGATGGGATTTGCACGAGACATATCGGACCGGATCTGCTTTTTCTATGCCGGCAAGATCGAGGAGCAAAATTCGCCCGATGAGCTGTTCACCAATCCTCAAAGCAAACGAACGCAGCAGTTTCTGAGTGCGGTCAAGGCAGCGGATTGA
- the ehuD gene encoding ectoine/hydroxyectoine ABC transporter permease subunit EhuD produces the protein MQWNWEFTTEILPRMLWATLNTLMAAGIGYAIAAVLGLVLAVAQRTPFRPLTLTIREMVEFLRSTPLVLQIFFVYFVGPEYGISLSPWVAGMIAIGLHYAAYLSEVYRGGMEAVPKGQWEACTAINLSTVQTYRRVILPQALPPSVAGMGNYLVGIFKDTPMLSVIGVAELMQTANAIGGQNYRYLEPYTIVGIIFLVISLVSASAIRGFEAWVRRKLGMY, from the coding sequence ATGCAATGGAACTGGGAATTCACAACTGAGATCCTTCCCCGCATGCTTTGGGCCACGCTGAACACATTGATGGCAGCGGGCATCGGCTACGCGATTGCGGCTGTGCTTGGTCTGGTATTGGCGGTCGCCCAACGCACACCGTTTCGCCCCCTGACGCTTACAATACGGGAGATGGTGGAGTTTCTGCGCTCGACCCCTCTCGTGCTGCAAATCTTTTTCGTCTACTTCGTCGGCCCGGAATATGGGATCTCGCTTAGCCCTTGGGTGGCAGGCATGATCGCTATCGGCCTCCACTACGCCGCATACCTTTCCGAGGTTTATAGAGGCGGGATGGAAGCCGTTCCCAAAGGCCAATGGGAAGCCTGCACGGCGATCAATCTGTCAACCGTGCAGACTTACAGGCGCGTGATTCTACCACAAGCGCTCCCGCCGTCCGTAGCCGGAATGGGCAATTATCTGGTCGGGATATTCAAAGATACGCCCATGCTTTCGGTCATCGGCGTTGCTGAGCTCATGCAGACGGCAAACGCGATAGGGGGACAAAACTACCGCTATCTCGAGCCTTACACGATTGTAGGCATCATCTTTCTAGTCATCTCGCTGGTCTCGGCTAGCGCGATCCGTGGCTTCGAAGCCTGGGTCCGTCGCAAATTAGGAATGTACTGA
- the ehuC gene encoding ectoine/hydroxyectoine ABC transporter permease subunit EhuC, translated as MAYISFISEYGGRFIDGALVTGLLFLCSLALATVLAHVFGLMLLSSQLAVKAAAVVYVEFFRGTSLLVQLFWLFFVLPLFGVTLDPFLTGFLAVGLNLGAYGAQLVRGAIQSVPRGQWEASYALSMPPARRMRRIIIPQALAIMLPAWGNLVIELLKSTALVALIAVPDLMFEARQLNNSTYLSTWTFGTALVIYYIFARFLITPFMRLMERVMARRLGRT; from the coding sequence ATGGCATATATCTCGTTCATCTCTGAGTACGGCGGCCGCTTTATTGACGGCGCGCTCGTCACCGGACTGCTGTTTCTATGTTCTTTGGCGCTGGCGACTGTGCTCGCGCACGTTTTCGGCCTTATGCTGTTGTCATCGCAACTCGCTGTGAAGGCGGCGGCCGTAGTCTACGTCGAGTTTTTTCGCGGCACGTCGCTCCTCGTTCAGCTTTTCTGGCTCTTTTTTGTGCTGCCGCTCTTTGGGGTCACGCTGGACCCCTTTCTCACGGGTTTCCTGGCAGTCGGGCTCAATCTCGGCGCCTATGGCGCCCAACTTGTCCGGGGCGCGATCCAGTCGGTACCCCGCGGCCAATGGGAGGCGTCCTATGCATTGTCGATGCCTCCTGCAAGGCGCATGCGGCGGATCATAATTCCCCAAGCGCTGGCCATCATGCTGCCGGCATGGGGCAACCTGGTGATCGAACTGCTGAAAAGTACCGCTCTCGTCGCCCTCATCGCGGTACCGGATCTCATGTTCGAAGCGCGGCAGCTCAATAACTCTACCTATCTATCCACGTGGACTTTCGGAACCGCTCTCGTCATCTATTACATCTTCGCTCGGTTCCTGATCACGCCGTTCATGCGTTTGATGGAACGGGTCATGGCGCGTCGACTGGGAAGGACTTGA
- the ehuB gene encoding ectoine/hydroxyectoine ABC transporter substrate-binding protein EhuB, with protein MTNIFTAIAAASALFVGVSHANADDLTDRAKAGKSIRIGFAHEIPWAYPGDKNEPLGFANALALGVLKSMGYTNIEPVVTDWGGLIPGLQAGRFDIITGGMYITGKRCANVSFAEPMGKFGDSFIVKKGNPKHIETYQDIKKNDSAMATVAGFVNVDAALKEGVAEDKIMQLPSLTEVLAAVKAGRADAGAGNDFAMKDLVKSAPDDIEVTDSSALPEWTFNWVAIAFKKEDKDFLKAYNEAQAKYLGTPEMLEAVGKFQYTKAQLPGDAKTDWVCSNR; from the coding sequence ATGACAAACATCTTCACCGCAATCGCCGCCGCGAGCGCTCTCTTTGTCGGTGTCTCTCACGCCAATGCCGATGATCTTACCGACCGCGCCAAAGCCGGAAAATCGATCCGGATTGGCTTTGCTCACGAAATTCCCTGGGCCTACCCGGGCGACAAAAATGAGCCGTTGGGCTTCGCGAACGCTCTCGCTCTCGGCGTCCTGAAATCCATGGGGTACACCAACATCGAGCCGGTCGTGACCGACTGGGGCGGCTTGATCCCAGGGCTGCAGGCTGGTCGTTTCGATATCATTACCGGCGGCATGTACATCACCGGCAAACGCTGCGCCAACGTGAGCTTTGCTGAGCCGATGGGCAAGTTCGGCGATTCGTTCATCGTCAAGAAGGGTAACCCGAAGCACATCGAAACATACCAGGACATCAAGAAGAACGACTCGGCGATGGCGACCGTCGCGGGCTTCGTAAACGTCGATGCGGCGCTCAAGGAAGGGGTAGCCGAAGACAAGATCATGCAGCTTCCGAGCCTCACGGAAGTTCTTGCCGCTGTCAAAGCAGGTCGTGCCGACGCGGGCGCCGGCAACGACTTCGCGATGAAGGACCTCGTCAAAAGTGCTCCCGATGACATCGAAGTGACAGACTCATCCGCCCTTCCCGAATGGACCTTCAACTGGGTCGCAATCGCGTTCAAGAAGGAAGACAAGGACTTCCTCAAAGCCTACAATGAAGCCCAGGCCAAATATCTCGGCACTCCCGAGATGCTCGAGGCTGTGGGCAAGTTTCAGTACACCAAGGCTCAGCTTCCGGGCGACGCTAAGACCGATTGGGTTTGCTCAAACCGATAA
- a CDS encoding M24 family metallopeptidase produces the protein MTYQSPFPQDELDRRLAKAKRALVDNNLDGVVISVPENIYYLTGLDHWGFFAAHVLVLNRNGEMALSCRAMERITVENQVTNAKFYGHKDHEELSDYVHQAMKDLGLAGARVGIEKRSLFLTARHAERIQADGTGVVWVDASGILDDIRLIKSPLEMEYTRKAAHAVDLGTLAAVEAVRDGASDYEVAAAYHHKMILEGSEYPGFGPFIRPTSRLGEEHTTWRGEIFRNGDAVFLETCAAYRKYQSPMGRLVYVGSAPKGVEASAELAIRGMKAICDALKPGAEAGDAYEAWHEVAASAGLVDYHRHHCGYLVGIGFPPSWTGGSMVTSLFPKSTRKIEVGMVVHAHSWFTNTKVADYFISNTVMVTENGGEILTNKTPETLIVR, from the coding sequence ATGACGTACCAATCACCGTTTCCCCAGGACGAACTTGATCGCCGCCTCGCCAAAGCGAAAAGGGCTTTGGTGGATAACAACCTTGATGGCGTCGTGATTTCCGTCCCGGAAAACATCTACTATTTGACCGGATTGGATCATTGGGGCTTCTTCGCAGCGCATGTCCTTGTGCTGAACCGGAATGGGGAAATGGCGCTGAGCTGCCGCGCCATGGAAAGGATCACCGTCGAGAACCAGGTAACGAACGCGAAGTTCTACGGGCATAAGGACCATGAAGAACTCTCCGACTACGTTCATCAGGCGATGAAGGATCTGGGGCTTGCCGGCGCGCGCGTGGGTATCGAAAAGCGCAGCCTTTTTCTCACGGCGCGGCATGCTGAACGTATCCAGGCAGACGGCACTGGCGTTGTCTGGGTCGATGCCTCCGGGATCCTCGACGATATCCGTCTCATCAAGTCCCCGCTGGAAATGGAATATACCCGAAAGGCCGCCCACGCCGTCGACCTGGGAACGTTGGCAGCTGTCGAGGCGGTTCGGGACGGCGCGTCGGACTACGAGGTCGCCGCGGCTTATCACCACAAGATGATCCTTGAGGGCAGCGAATATCCAGGCTTCGGTCCGTTTATCCGTCCGACCAGCCGCCTCGGCGAGGAGCACACCACATGGCGCGGTGAGATATTCCGGAACGGCGATGCCGTCTTCCTTGAAACCTGCGCAGCCTATCGCAAATATCAGTCGCCGATGGGCCGATTGGTCTATGTGGGGAGTGCGCCGAAGGGCGTTGAAGCGTCCGCCGAATTAGCCATCCGAGGCATGAAAGCGATTTGCGACGCGCTCAAGCCCGGTGCGGAAGCCGGCGACGCCTACGAAGCGTGGCATGAAGTGGCAGCCAGCGCAGGCCTTGTCGATTATCACCGCCATCACTGCGGCTACCTTGTCGGGATCGGCTTCCCGCCAAGCTGGACAGGCGGCTCGATGGTCACCAGCCTGTTCCCGAAGTCTACCCGCAAGATTGAAGTCGGCATGGTCGTGCACGCTCACTCCTGGTTCACCAACACCAAGGTCGCCGACTATTTCATTTCCAACACCGTCATGGTGACGGAGAACGGCGGCGAGATCCTGACGAACAAAACGCCCGAGACTCTGATCGTACGCTGA
- a CDS encoding amidase: MLQGGQITPSELVDTFAERIERHNGLSKAFITTTIDAAREEAATVSRGDLDRSPFAGIPYASKDLFDVQGVLTTAGSKVFHDRVAKTDAYAVAKLRSAQAISLGKTNLHEFAYGATGENEVYGTAVNAYDATRLAGGSSSGSAAAVAFGLVPAALGTDTGGSVRAPAALNGLVGLKPTIGRVPTSGVVPYCWTLDHVGLMTRTIADCADLLGIVAGYDASDSTSVNRPVDNYTEALSQEIAGVRVGIPRNFYYDRADDEILTALERVKQYLVSCGAKLVPVTFPDMEHSRTVSLTVQMPEALSAHSAYLQERGELYGADFRAGLALGQCILAEHYVKAKRFVEVYRQQTNKLFDDVDLILTPATPEIAQKVGTVKVRRNGIDEAVGNAITRYTTFFNMTGHPALTMPCGMHTEGLPIALQLVGRYFDEKTVLRTAHAIERSERFSIPRPKVDR, from the coding sequence ATGCTTCAGGGCGGACAGATAACGCCATCGGAATTGGTGGACACCTTCGCGGAACGCATCGAGCGACATAACGGGCTGTCAAAAGCGTTCATCACGACGACGATCGATGCCGCGCGCGAAGAGGCAGCGACCGTGTCGCGCGGCGACTTGGATCGTTCGCCCTTTGCTGGAATACCTTATGCCTCCAAGGATTTGTTTGACGTCCAGGGCGTATTGACGACTGCGGGGTCCAAGGTCTTCCATGATCGGGTCGCAAAGACCGACGCCTATGCAGTCGCCAAGCTGCGCTCGGCCCAGGCGATCAGTTTGGGCAAAACCAACCTGCATGAATTCGCCTACGGCGCGACCGGTGAAAACGAGGTCTACGGCACCGCCGTCAACGCATACGATGCGACGCGTCTTGCGGGGGGATCGTCGAGCGGTTCGGCCGCTGCAGTCGCTTTCGGCCTCGTTCCGGCGGCGCTTGGAACCGATACCGGCGGGTCAGTTCGTGCCCCGGCAGCACTCAACGGGCTGGTTGGGCTCAAGCCAACGATCGGGCGGGTCCCCACTTCAGGGGTCGTTCCTTATTGCTGGACCCTCGACCACGTCGGATTGATGACCCGAACGATCGCTGACTGTGCGGATCTCCTCGGTATCGTGGCCGGCTACGATGCGAGCGACTCCACGTCGGTCAACCGTCCGGTCGACAACTACACCGAGGCACTTAGTCAAGAAATAGCTGGTGTACGCGTCGGCATCCCCCGCAACTTCTACTACGACCGAGCCGACGACGAGATCCTGACTGCCCTTGAACGGGTGAAACAGTATCTCGTCTCATGCGGCGCCAAGCTAGTGCCGGTGACCTTCCCGGACATGGAGCACAGCCGCACCGTTTCTCTAACCGTGCAAATGCCCGAAGCGCTCAGCGCGCACTCGGCCTATCTGCAGGAACGAGGCGAGCTCTACGGCGCGGATTTCCGGGCCGGCCTGGCGCTAGGGCAATGCATCCTTGCGGAGCACTACGTGAAGGCGAAGCGATTTGTCGAAGTTTATCGCCAGCAGACGAACAAACTCTTCGACGACGTCGACCTGATTCTTACTCCAGCAACGCCGGAGATTGCGCAGAAGGTTGGCACCGTCAAGGTAAGAAGGAATGGTATCGACGAGGCAGTGGGCAACGCCATAACCCGCTATACGACGTTCTTCAACATGACCGGGCACCCAGCTTTGACGATGCCATGCGGGATGCACACGGAAGGCCTCCCGATCGCATTGCAGCTCGTGGGCCGCTACTTCGACGAAAAGACGGTCTTGCGGACCGCGCACGCCATCGAGCGCAGCGAAAGGTTCTCAATCCCGCGACCTAAGGTGGACAGGTGA